A DNA window from Nitrospinota bacterium contains the following coding sequences:
- the hisA gene encoding 1-(5-phosphoribosyl)-5-[(5-phosphoribosylamino)methylideneamino]imidazole-4-carboxamide isomerase: MILYPAIDIQGGRCVRLFQGRMEEATVYGDDPAAMARRWVDEGAGALHVVDLDGARNGRPQNVDEVLAIRSAVAVPIQVGGGLRSHEAAEAYLEAGIERVVLGTRAAVDADFLAELCAAHPGRVAVGIDARDGRVALKGWTEIIPLEAGELARRVEKIGASAIIYTDIARDGTLTGPNVEAVAAVARGVALPVIASGGVATVEDLRSLKALAADGVEGVIVGKALYEGTVSVAEALSVLSEP; encoded by the coding sequence GTGATTCTATATCCCGCCATCGACATCCAGGGGGGCCGGTGCGTCCGCCTGTTTCAGGGACGGATGGAAGAGGCGACGGTCTACGGGGATGATCCGGCGGCGATGGCCCGCCGCTGGGTAGATGAAGGAGCCGGGGCCCTCCACGTTGTCGACCTCGATGGTGCGCGGAATGGTCGGCCCCAGAATGTTGATGAAGTGCTCGCCATTCGCAGCGCGGTGGCCGTTCCCATCCAGGTCGGCGGAGGGCTGCGCTCCCACGAGGCCGCGGAGGCCTATCTCGAGGCGGGAATCGAGCGGGTAGTGCTCGGCACGCGGGCGGCGGTGGACGCGGATTTTCTCGCAGAGCTTTGCGCAGCCCACCCCGGCCGGGTGGCGGTGGGCATTGACGCCCGGGACGGCCGGGTGGCCCTTAAGGGCTGGACGGAGATCATCCCACTCGAAGCGGGCGAGCTCGCCCGGAGGGTCGAGAAAATTGGAGCCTCAGCGATAATCTATACCGACATCGCCCGCGACGGTACCCTCACGGGGCCGAACGTGGAGGCCGTCGCGGCCGTGGCCCGAGGGGTAGCGCTCCCGGTCATCGCCTCAGGCGGGGTCGCTACGGTCGAGGACCTTCGCTCGCTCAAGGCCCTGGCTGCCGACGGGGTCGAAGGCGTCATCGTGGGAAAGGCTCTCTACGAGGGGACCGTCTCGGTCGCCGAGGCCCTGTCGGTCCTGTCGGAGCCGTGA
- the hisF gene encoding imidazole glycerol phosphate synthase subunit HisF has translation MLAKRVIPCLDVRDGRVVKGVKFVNIRDAGDPVEVAHIYDEQGADEVVFLDITASHERRKILLDVVQVTAERCFMPLTVGGGVRDIDDIRTLLQNGADKVAINTAAVRDPKAVERGARRFGSQCIVVAIDAKRRTGVEPSSWEVYTHGGRTPTGLDAVEWAVEVERLGAGEILLTSMDRDGTKDGYDLELTRMVSDAVGIPVIASGGVGTLEHLYEGLAEGKADAVLAASIFHYREYTVGEAKAYLKERGIPVRL, from the coding sequence ATGCTCGCCAAGCGGGTCATACCGTGCCTCGATGTCCGAGACGGTCGCGTGGTCAAAGGAGTAAAGTTCGTCAACATCCGCGATGCCGGCGACCCTGTGGAGGTGGCCCACATTTACGATGAACAGGGCGCCGACGAGGTGGTCTTTCTTGACATCACCGCCAGCCACGAGCGGCGTAAGATTCTCCTGGATGTGGTCCAGGTCACGGCCGAGCGCTGCTTCATGCCCCTTACGGTCGGCGGCGGTGTCCGCGACATAGACGACATCCGGACCCTGCTCCAAAACGGGGCCGACAAGGTGGCCATCAACACGGCGGCGGTCAGGGACCCCAAAGCGGTTGAGCGCGGGGCGAGGCGATTCGGAAGCCAGTGCATTGTGGTGGCCATAGATGCCAAGCGGCGCACCGGCGTGGAGCCTTCCTCTTGGGAGGTCTACACCCACGGGGGGCGGACCCCTACTGGGCTCGACGCCGTAGAGTGGGCCGTCGAGGTGGAGCGGTTGGGAGCGGGGGAGATTCTGTTGACCAGCATGGACCGAGACGGCACCAAAGACGGCTACGACCTCGAGCTCACCCGGATGGTGAGCGATGCGGTGGGCATCCCGGTCATCGCCTCAGGGGGCGTGGGAACCCTGGAGCACCTCTACGAGGGGCTTGCCGAAGGGAAGGCCGACGCCGTGCTCGCGGCCAGCATCTTCCACTACCGTGAATACACGGTGGGCGAGGCGAAGGCCTATCTAAAAGAGCGGGGCATCCCCGTCCGTCTGTAA